The uncultured Treponema sp. genome includes a region encoding these proteins:
- a CDS encoding class I SAM-dependent methyltransferase — protein sequence MTEIEKHYNKHKEENRLLTRHGKVELAVAMKYIHDFLPAQNKQLFKIADIGAGTGRYSVALAKEGFDVTAVELVKHNLEILESKHERVKCWPGNALDLSFLPDETFDATILFGPLYHLHKEEEKLTALKEARRITKKGGTIFAAYLLNEYSILSYCFAQNRILELIKSGNVSKDFHIVPKENELYDYVRLEDIDRLNNLSGLKRIKIFSPDGPADFMRKELNAMSEETFEKFIEYQICNAERPELLGAGSHLVDVLKN from the coding sequence ATGACGGAAATAGAAAAGCACTACAATAAGCACAAAGAAGAAAACAGGCTTTTGACACGGCACGGCAAAGTTGAATTAGCAGTCGCAATGAAATACATCCACGATTTTCTTCCTGCGCAAAACAAACAGCTTTTTAAAATTGCGGACATTGGAGCCGGAACAGGAAGATATTCAGTTGCGCTTGCAAAAGAAGGTTTTGACGTTACGGCAGTTGAACTTGTAAAGCACAATCTTGAAATACTTGAATCCAAGCACGAGCGCGTAAAATGCTGGCCGGGAAATGCGCTTGACCTTAGCTTTTTGCCAGATGAAACTTTTGACGCAACAATTCTTTTTGGTCCGCTTTATCATCTTCACAAGGAAGAAGAAAAACTTACAGCATTAAAAGAAGCGCGCAGAATAACAAAAAAAGGCGGAACGATTTTTGCCGCGTATCTTTTAAACGAATACAGCATTCTTTCATATTGCTTTGCGCAAAACAGAATCCTTGAGCTTATAAAAAGTGGAAATGTTTCCAAAGATTTTCACATTGTGCCAAAAGAAAATGAGCTTTACGACTATGTCCGCCTAGAAGATATTGACAGGCTGAATAATTTAAGCGGACTCAAGCGGATAAAGATATTTTCTCCAGACGGACCTGCGGACTTTATGCGCAAAGAACTGAACGCAATGTCAGAAGAAACTTTTGAAAAATTCATTGAATACCAAATTTGCAATGCTGAACGCCCCGAACTTTTAGGCGCAGGCTCCCACCTTGTAGATGTTTTGAAAAACTGA
- a CDS encoding phosphoribosylaminoimidazolecarboxamide formyltransferase, with product MKELELKYGCNPNQKPARVYMENGELPVTVVNGKPGYINLLDALNGWQLVKELKEATGLPAATSFKHVSPAGAAIGRPLSSTLKQIYYTDDVDLTPLACAYARARGADRMSSFGDFIALSDQCDKSTALLIKKEVSDGIIAPGYDDDALEILKAKKKGGYCVLQIDENYVPAEIEKKQVFGVTFEQGHNFIKLDDNCLKNIVTKNKTLTKEERDNLLISLIILKYTQSNSVCYVKDGQAIGIGAGQQSRIHCTRLAGDKADKWWLRQSPQVLNLKFKADIKRADRDNTIDVYTSDDYDDVLAEGTWQNFFAEKPAVFTREERKAWIAKNTDVAVGSDAFFPFGDNIERAHRSGVKVIAQPGGSIRDDNVIETCDKYNMVMAFTGIRLFHH from the coding sequence ATGAAAGAACTTGAATTGAAATATGGCTGCAATCCGAATCAAAAGCCGGCTAGAGTTTACATGGAAAACGGAGAGCTTCCTGTAACTGTTGTAAATGGAAAGCCCGGATATATAAACTTGCTTGACGCGCTTAACGGCTGGCAGCTTGTAAAGGAATTGAAAGAAGCGACTGGACTTCCTGCGGCAACATCTTTTAAGCACGTTTCTCCTGCCGGAGCTGCAATCGGCCGTCCTTTGAGCAGCACTCTTAAGCAAATCTATTACACTGATGATGTTGATCTAACACCTTTGGCTTGCGCTTATGCAAGAGCGCGCGGAGCAGACAGAATGTCTTCGTTTGGAGATTTTATTGCTCTTAGCGACCAGTGCGACAAGTCAACTGCTCTTTTAATAAAGAAAGAAGTTTCCGACGGAATAATTGCTCCGGGCTATGATGATGACGCTCTTGAAATTCTCAAGGCAAAGAAAAAGGGCGGATATTGTGTTCTTCAAATTGATGAAAACTATGTTCCGGCTGAAATAGAAAAGAAGCAGGTGTTTGGCGTAACTTTTGAGCAGGGGCACAATTTTATAAAGCTCGATGACAACTGCTTAAAAAACATTGTAACAAAAAACAAAACTCTTACAAAAGAAGAGCGCGACAACCTTTTGATTTCCCTGATTATCTTGAAATACACTCAGTCAAACAGCGTCTGCTATGTAAAGGACGGACAGGCAATTGGAATTGGAGCCGGACAGCAGAGCCGCATTCACTGCACACGTCTTGCAGGCGACAAGGCAGACAAATGGTGGCTTAGACAAAGTCCGCAGGTTTTAAACTTAAAGTTCAAGGCTGATATAAAAAGAGCCGACCGCGACAACACAATCGATGTTTACACAAGCGATGACTATGACGATGTCCTTGCTGAAGGAACTTGGCAGAATTTCTTTGCGGAAAAGCCAGCTGTATTCACACGTGAAGAGCGCAAGGCTTGGATTGCAAAAAATACTGATGTTGCAGTTGGAAGTGATGCTTTCTTCCCGTTTGGAGACAATATTGAACGCGCGCACAGAAGCGGAGTAAAAGTCATTGCTCAGCCAGGCGGCTCAATCCGTGATGACAATGTTATTGAAACCTGCGATAAATACAACATGGTTATGGCGTTTACAGGAATCAGGCTTTTCCATCACTGA
- the hisIE gene encoding bifunctional phosphoribosyl-AMP cyclohydrolase/phosphoribosyl-ATP diphosphatase HisIE: MVISSIDLKGGHVVQLKNGKDLVLQRDDADSLISEFNKYGEVAVIDLDAALGNTDEKGNTANTELLKSLLRKGNVRVGGGIRTVKKARELVSLGAEKVIIGSAAWNLDRKNGGSILNTEFLDELVSSIGKQRIIISVDAINGKIAVKGWTETADISLIEGAREAEKYASELLFTCVEKEGCMQGTDMEMVKQLRDSVKCRVVAAGGVNSLEQIVQLEKLHCDVQLGMALYTGAVNLKESFINCIDWEKTNGMVPVIAQSPAGEVLMMGYSNKEALEKTFELGKLTFFSRTRNTLWTKGETSGHFLELVKMRADCDRDTILATVIPHGGVCHTGSFNCFSSEADEKSSMERLYGTITERFANPRPGSYTATLNDKRVREKILEEAEELTEAEGKDEVIWEAADLLYFASVLMYKEGITWQDVYNELDRRHKK; the protein is encoded by the coding sequence ATGGTAATTTCTTCTATAGATTTAAAAGGCGGCCATGTTGTTCAGCTGAAAAACGGAAAAGACCTTGTTCTTCAGCGTGATGATGCCGACTCATTGATTTCAGAATTCAATAAATATGGCGAAGTCGCAGTTATAGATTTGGATGCGGCTTTGGGAAATACTGACGAAAAAGGAAACACTGCAAACACGGAGCTTTTAAAGTCTCTTTTGCGCAAGGGAAATGTCCGGGTTGGCGGCGGAATCAGAACTGTAAAAAAAGCGCGCGAACTTGTTTCTCTTGGAGCTGAAAAAGTTATAATCGGCTCTGCGGCTTGGAATCTTGACAGAAAAAACGGCGGCTCAATTCTTAACACAGAATTTCTTGACGAGCTTGTTTCTTCAATTGGAAAGCAGCGCATTATAATTTCCGTGGACGCAATCAACGGAAAAATCGCAGTAAAAGGCTGGACAGAAACTGCGGACATTTCTTTAATTGAAGGCGCGCGTGAAGCTGAAAAATACGCATCTGAGCTTTTGTTTACTTGCGTGGAAAAAGAAGGCTGTATGCAGGGAACAGATATGGAGATGGTAAAGCAGCTCCGTGATTCTGTAAAATGCCGTGTTGTTGCGGCCGGTGGAGTAAATTCCCTTGAGCAGATTGTTCAGCTTGAAAAACTTCATTGCGATGTTCAGCTTGGAATGGCTTTGTATACTGGAGCTGTAAATTTAAAAGAAAGCTTTATAAACTGCATCGACTGGGAAAAGACAAACGGAATGGTTCCGGTAATTGCCCAAAGTCCGGCAGGTGAAGTTCTGATGATGGGCTATTCAAATAAAGAAGCCTTGGAAAAAACTTTTGAGCTTGGAAAACTTACTTTCTTTAGCCGCACAAGAAACACTCTTTGGACAAAAGGCGAAACTTCCGGGCATTTTCTTGAGCTTGTAAAAATGAGAGCCGACTGCGATCGGGACACAATTCTTGCGACCGTTATTCCGCATGGAGGAGTTTGCCACACAGGAAGCTTTAACTGTTTTTCTAGCGAGGCTGATGAAAAAAGCAGCATGGAGCGTCTTTACGGAACAATTACAGAGCGTTTTGCAAATCCGCGTCCGGGAAGCTATACTGCGACTTTAAATGACAAGCGTGTCCGTGAAAAAATCCTGGAAGAAGCAGAAGAACTTACAGAGGCTGAAGGAAAAGACGAAGTAATCTGGGAAGCCGCCGACTTGCTTTATTTTGCGAGCGTCCTCATGTATAAGGAAGGCATAACTTGGCAGGATGTTTACAACGAGCTTGATAGAAGACATAAAAAATAA
- a CDS encoding dihydroorotase — translation MQNAVLIFNARLVDANTDKKNAAILLADGKIKSFPDKVSLKKLLNDDSISKFDAKGLCVLPSFIDMHSHFRDPGLTQKEDIETGSAAAAAGGFSTCVLMPNTNPVVSSQEQAELNNKKAFDFGKCRAIQAVSITKDFDGKTISHLESLDQKKVPVISEDGKEVCNSSVMLEAMKIAAKKKIVVSCHCEDPFLAESARPFRKIALELLAKENVSPAEKKEAANNLRKADSLLACAEDTATFRNLRLAKDAGCHIHLCHVSTAACVEAAKKARQEGVEVTFEITPHHIFMNGEKAPGIFNIVNPPLRSENDRLALIQALKDGTANCIATDHAPHTALDKKNGSPGFSGLETAFSSCYTMLVKEHGMSLKKLSELMSANPAKILGLKNEGLLKEGFAANLVLVDLEKQWTVRGQKFASKGKFTPLEGKKLFGVIKETFFNGNIVFSSL, via the coding sequence ATGCAAAATGCAGTTTTGATTTTTAATGCCCGGCTTGTTGATGCCAATACTGATAAAAAAAACGCCGCAATTCTTTTAGCTGACGGAAAAATAAAATCATTTCCAGACAAAGTTTCTCTAAAAAAACTTTTAAATGACGATTCCATTTCTAAGTTCGACGCGAAGGGACTTTGCGTTTTGCCTTCATTTATCGATATGCACTCGCATTTTAGAGATCCTGGGCTTACTCAAAAAGAAGACATTGAAACTGGTTCTGCCGCCGCAGCTGCCGGAGGTTTTTCCACTTGCGTTCTTATGCCGAACACGAATCCTGTTGTTTCAAGCCAAGAGCAGGCGGAACTTAATAACAAAAAGGCTTTTGACTTCGGAAAGTGCAGGGCAATTCAGGCTGTTTCAATTACTAAAGATTTCGACGGAAAAACTATAAGCCATCTTGAATCTCTTGATCAAAAAAAAGTTCCGGTCATAAGCGAAGACGGAAAAGAAGTTTGCAACAGTTCCGTTATGCTTGAAGCGATGAAAATTGCCGCTAAAAAGAAAATTGTTGTTTCGTGCCATTGCGAAGATCCTTTTTTGGCAGAAAGCGCGCGTCCGTTTAGAAAAATAGCATTGGAGCTTCTTGCAAAAGAAAATGTTTCGCCTGCTGAAAAAAAAGAAGCTGCAAATAATTTAAGAAAAGCCGATTCACTTTTGGCGTGCGCGGAAGATACTGCGACTTTTAGAAATCTTAGGCTTGCAAAAGATGCCGGCTGCCATATTCACCTTTGCCATGTGAGCACTGCCGCTTGTGTAGAAGCCGCAAAAAAAGCCCGTCAAGAAGGAGTTGAAGTAACTTTTGAAATTACGCCGCATCATATTTTTATGAACGGAGAAAAAGCTCCCGGCATTTTTAATATTGTAAATCCGCCGTTGCGTTCAGAAAATGACAGGCTCGCTTTGATTCAGGCTTTAAAAGACGGAACTGCAAATTGCATTGCGACCGACCATGCGCCGCACACAGCCTTGGACAAGAAAAACGGAAGCCCGGGATTCAGCGGACTTGAAACCGCATTTTCCTCCTGCTATACAATGCTTGTAAAAGAGCACGGCATGAGCTTAAAGAAACTTTCCGAGCTTATGAGCGCAAACCCGGCAAAAATTCTTGGCTTAAAAAATGAAGGACTTTTAAAAGAAGGATTTGCCGCGAACCTTGTTCTTGTTGACTTGGAAAAACAGTGGACTGTGCGCGGCCAGAAATTCGCAAGCAAAGGAAAATTCACGCCGCTTGAAGGAAAAAAACTTTTTGGCGTTATAAAGGAAACTTTTTTCAACGGAAACATTGTTTTTTCATCATTGTAA
- a CDS encoding EAL domain-containing protein produces MAKKRSFSILMGIASFLLLSSVFSLCFFLYKNRLSSALVNTKLKNPRANVLFVSSMPNSYVVELQKKGIRNVFLKNNVNVDIEYFEPDDFYDKKLPEFLKERIKFLQQDTKYDAVLVSGNNACNFVERNSDTLFSGIPIVFFCIESNIRAERLYEKKNFWGIATTRFLADTISVARKLFPSAEHYVAIYDKTDAGYENYNIFINAGERIPNVELSGIDTSSFTKAQIAEQLSALDDKTVVFYLGASQDVNGRKYSMEEQSDFIVKNTSAPIFSHNANGVGFGFLGGKMVDYEKAGALAAKMALDIIDGEKYVPFQRIKDGKFIFDYKVIEERNLKASAFPLNSVFVNIQDQMQKNSHGILLGIIGIVVSLLIFIAVSLVLIITEVKNSHELRCSNLKMEYMLGHDSLTDLPNRFKAQAVFNDIQKSRKKFSLVLFDIDDFKNINDFYSHACGDIVLKTIASRLKAYSAGKDIFVSRFGGDEFLVLYLEKQLNEDSIEIQELRTVFESPINYAENNIHIQSSFGIVNSSDDEMENMIQNADIALYRAKNSGKNKTVFFNEKMRDRIFENNRISRILDDAIANDGIWVAYQPQIDVETGEIHGYEALMRLKNSKVSPAQFIPIAEETGQIIKIDRILTEKVVRQMAEWREHGIPLYKVSINYSYSQVSDVHYVDFLEELLKRYNIPPELICIEITESLFISNKEAVSKLLNEFVKRGISLALDDFGTGYSSLSYLTFLPINVVKIDKSLVDNYLSNEKGDFIKNIVRLVHSLAMKLTVEGVEHQWQNEKLKTFHCDYIQGYYYSKPISGAEIEDFNRKFRSIG; encoded by the coding sequence ATGGCAAAAAAAAGATCTTTTTCTATTCTGATGGGCATTGCGTCTTTTCTTCTTTTGAGCAGTGTTTTTTCCCTTTGTTTCTTTCTATATAAAAACCGTTTGTCTTCTGCGCTTGTAAATACCAAGCTAAAAAATCCAAGGGCGAATGTACTATTTGTAAGCTCAATGCCAAACTCTTATGTCGTTGAGCTCCAGAAAAAAGGAATAAGAAATGTTTTCCTAAAGAACAATGTAAATGTTGATATTGAATATTTTGAGCCTGATGATTTCTATGATAAAAAGCTTCCTGAATTTTTAAAGGAACGCATTAAGTTTTTGCAACAAGACACAAAATATGATGCCGTTCTTGTAAGCGGAAATAATGCGTGCAATTTTGTTGAGCGCAACAGCGACACTCTTTTTTCAGGAATTCCTATTGTGTTCTTTTGCATAGAAAGCAATATTAGAGCAGAACGTCTTTACGAAAAAAAGAATTTCTGGGGAATTGCCACAACAAGGTTTTTGGCGGACACAATTTCAGTTGCAAGAAAACTTTTTCCTTCCGCAGAACATTATGTTGCCATTTACGACAAAACCGACGCTGGCTACGAAAACTATAATATTTTTATAAACGCCGGTGAAAGAATTCCGAATGTCGAGCTTTCTGGAATTGACACTTCTTCATTTACAAAAGCGCAGATTGCCGAGCAGCTTTCCGCGCTGGATGACAAAACTGTTGTGTTTTACTTGGGAGCTTCACAAGATGTAAATGGCAGAAAGTATTCCATGGAAGAGCAGTCGGACTTTATTGTAAAGAACACATCCGCGCCTATATTCAGCCACAATGCGAACGGCGTAGGCTTCGGCTTTCTTGGCGGAAAAATGGTTGACTACGAAAAAGCCGGTGCTCTTGCCGCAAAAATGGCGCTTGATATTATTGACGGTGAAAAATATGTTCCGTTCCAAAGAATAAAAGACGGAAAATTTATTTTTGACTACAAGGTAATCGAAGAGCGCAACTTAAAGGCTTCCGCTTTTCCGCTGAATTCTGTTTTTGTAAACATTCAAGATCAAATGCAAAAAAACAGCCATGGAATTTTGCTTGGAATAATCGGAATTGTAGTTTCGCTTCTTATTTTTATTGCTGTTTCTTTGGTTTTGATAATCACGGAAGTAAAAAATTCCCACGAGCTTCGTTGTTCAAATTTAAAAATGGAATATATGCTTGGACACGATTCGCTTACAGATTTGCCGAACAGATTTAAGGCACAGGCTGTGTTCAACGATATTCAGAAATCCAGAAAAAAGTTTTCGCTTGTTCTTTTTGACATTGACGATTTTAAAAATATAAACGACTTTTATTCCCATGCTTGCGGCGACATTGTTTTAAAGACAATTGCTTCAAGGCTCAAGGCTTATTCTGCCGGAAAAGATATTTTTGTTTCGCGGTTCGGCGGAGATGAATTCCTTGTGCTTTATCTTGAAAAGCAGCTGAATGAGGATTCAATAGAAATTCAGGAGCTTAGAACTGTTTTTGAAAGTCCGATTAATTATGCTGAAAATAATATCCATATTCAGTCCAGCTTCGGAATTGTAAATTCTTCTGATGACGAAATGGAAAACATGATTCAAAATGCGGACATTGCTCTTTACCGCGCGAAGAATTCCGGCAAGAACAAGACAGTTTTCTTTAACGAAAAAATGCGCGACCGAATATTTGAAAACAACCGCATTTCAAGAATCCTTGACGATGCTATTGCAAATGACGGAATTTGGGTTGCGTATCAGCCGCAGATTGATGTTGAAACTGGAGAAATCCACGGATACGAAGCGCTTATGAGACTAAAGAACAGCAAAGTTTCGCCAGCGCAGTTTATTCCGATTGCAGAAGAAACCGGACAGATTATAAAAATTGACAGAATCCTTACAGAAAAAGTTGTAAGGCAGATGGCGGAATGGCGCGAGCACGGAATTCCTTTGTACAAGGTTTCTATAAATTATTCTTACAGCCAGGTTTCGGACGTTCATTATGTTGATTTCCTTGAAGAGCTTTTAAAGCGTTATAATATTCCGCCGGAACTTATCTGCATTGAAATTACAGAAAGCCTCTTTATTTCAAACAAGGAAGCAGTTTCAAAACTTTTGAATGAATTTGTAAAGCGCGGAATTTCCCTTGCCTTGGACGACTTTGGAACTGGATATTCTTCTCTTAGCTACCTTACGTTCCTGCCGATTAATGTTGTAAAAATTGACAAGTCGCTTGTGGACAATTATCTTTCAAACGAAAAAGGCGACTTTATAAAGAACATTGTGCGTCTTGTTCATTCGCTTGCAATGAAGCTTACTGTTGAAGGCGTTGAGCATCAGTGGCAGAATGAAAAGCTTAAGACTTTCCACTGCGACTATATTCAGGGCTACTATTATTCCAAGCCGATTTCCGGGGCAGAAATAGAAGACTTCAACAGAAAATTCCGAAGCATTGGATGA